In Mustela lutreola isolate mMusLut2 chromosome 1, mMusLut2.pri, whole genome shotgun sequence, one genomic interval encodes:
- the DHCR7 gene encoding 7-dehydrocholesterol reductase: protein MATKSLHDGSKTRSPGSIAHSRAATQGQWGRAWEADCFSLAGVVCLLLFAPFLVYYFVLACDQYSCSLTAPVLDVATGHARLSDIWARTPSVTKEAAQLYILWVTFQVLLYVALPDFCHKFLPGYVGGVQEGAVTPAGVVNKYEINGLQAWLITHLVWLANSHFLSWFSPTIIFDNWIPLLWCANGLGYAVSTFAMIKGYFFPTCAEDCKFTGNFFYNYMMGVEFNPRIGKWFDFKLFFNGRPGIVAWTLINLSFAAKQRELHGQVTNAMVLVNVLQAIYVLDFFWNEAWYLKTIDICHDHFGWYLGWGDCVWLPYLYTLQGLYLVYHPVQLSTPYAAGVLLLGLLGYYIFRMANHQKDLFRRTDGRCLIWGRKPKVIECVYTSADGQKHHSKLLVSGFWGVARHLNYTGDLMGSLAYCLACGGGHLLPYFYVVYMAILLTHRCLRDEHRCANKYGRDWERYTAAVPHRLLPGVF from the exons ATGGCTACAAAATCCCTACATGATGGCTCCAAAACCAGGAGTCCGGGCAGCATCGCCCACAGCAGGGCCGCGACTCAAGGGCAGTGGGGCCGTGCCTG GGAGGCGGACTGCTTCTCGCTGGCGGGCGTCGTCTGTCTGCTGCTGTTCGCGCCCTTCCTCGTGTACTACTTCGTCCTGGCGTGTGACCAGTACAGCTGCTCTCTGACGGCCCCCGTGCTGGACGTCGCCACCGGGCACGCTCGGCTCTCGGACATCTGGGCCAGGACGCCATCCGTGACGAAGGAAGCAGCCCAGCTCTACATCCTGTGGGTCACGTTCCAG GTGCTTTTGTATGTGGCCCTTCCTGACTTCTGCCACAAGTTCCTGCCGGGCTACGTGGGAGGCGTCCAGGAGGGCGCCGTGACCCCCGCAG GCGTGGTCAACAAGTATGAGATCAACGGCCTGCAGGCCTGGCTCATCACGCACCTTGTCTGGCTCGCGAACTCGCACTTCCTGTCCTGGTTCTCTCCAACCATCATCTTCGACAACTGGATACCGCTGCTGTGGTGCGCCAACGGCCTCGGCTACGCCGTGTCCACCTTCGCCATGATCAAGGGCTACTTCTTCCCCACCTGTGCTGAAGACTG CAAATTCACAGGCAATTTCTTTTACAACTATATGATGGGCGTTGAGTTCAACCCCCGAATTGGGAAGTGGTTCGACTTTAAGCTGTTCTTCAACGGACGCCCTGGGATCGTGGCCTGGACCCTCATCAACCTGTCGTTTGCGGCCAAGCAACGGGAGCTGCACGGCCAGGTGACCAACGCCATGGTCCTGGTCAACGTCTTGCAG GCCATCTACGTGCTGGACTTCTTCTGGAACGAAGCCTGGTACCTGAAGACCATCGACATCTGCCACGACCACTTCGGGTGGTACCTGGGCTGGGGGGACTGCGTGTGGCTGCCTTACCTGTACACCCTGCAG GGCCTGTACCTGGTCTACCACCCAGTGCAGCTATCCACCCCCTACGCCGCGGGCGTCCTGCTGCTCGGCCTGCTCGGCTACTACATCTTCCGGATGGCCAACCATCAGAAGGACCTGTTCCGCCGCACGGACGGCCGCTGCCTGATCTGGGGCAGGAAGCCCAAGGTCATCGAGTGCGTGTACACGTCGGCCGACGGGCAGAAGCACCACAGCAAGCTGCTGGTGTCCGGCTTCTGGGGCGTGGCTCGCCACCTCAACTACACGGGCGACCTGATGGGCAGCCTGGCGTACTGCCTGGCCTGTGGCGGCGGCCACCTGCTGCCCTACTTCTACGTCGTCTACATGGCCATCCTGCTGACGCACCGCTGCCTCCGGGACGAGCACCGCTGCGCCAACAAGTATGGCCGCGACTGGGAGCGCTACACCGCCGCCGTGCCCCACCGCCTGCTGCCCGGGGTCTTCTGA